The Anoplopoma fimbria isolate UVic2021 breed Golden Eagle Sablefish chromosome 9, Afim_UVic_2022, whole genome shotgun sequence genome contains the following window.
AGATTTGTAGATTCATTACATCTTTAACCCTGTAACAGTCGAATAACGAAACATGTTAAACCAACATTATTGCAAGTACGATTTCATTCAAACAGCCCCTTTTCTTTGGCATATACAAACTTCGAATGCTTGAAGATAGTAACGGAGTGTGGACTTGGCATgatagacaaatatataaaaggaaaataaaaaggaaagcaagGGAAAACTCTCTGAAGTACGATTGTCAAGTCTTATATTAGAAGCGTGATCATCCTTCGTCTGTACCGTGATCCGAGGTGTCATGCCGAATGCCTTTGGACAGAGCAAAACACACAAGTCTGATATTGTTGCTTTGTCAAAGTTCAAAGGTCACTGAGCTGATGGGGCGCTTCCTGTCGGCACTGATGGTCTGGTTCTCTTTGCAGCAGACTCCTCCACCGCAAAAGTGTAGTTatactgaaaagaaaaacacagcaaagtgagtgttttctttgttaGGATAATTGCATGGTCTTATTCAAAAGATCACAGGGATGAAACTGAGAGTCAGATGTGACCTTACCTCATTCTCAATGTCTTGAAGGGACTTTATACGAATGTTGTTTAATTGAGAGTTCAGTTGAAGGGCctaagagagagaaatgtgaatTTTAGAAGCTTGGGgtgaaaaagaataaatcaagagaTAAAGTGAggcaaaaaaacagctgcattttgtgatgattttcttttgttttattggaaaATGTCAAACGCACCATGCCATTTGCCTGGATGTCAAACTTTGGGTGGAGGCTAAAGGGAACTCCATCTAAAGCTGCAGAGAGTGAAGGCAAGTCATAGTTGAGTGAGTTTCCTGCTGTGAGATATAGTAATACGTTTcctgtgtgtgaggagagacCTGGAGTACCTGTGATCCCCTGGATACTGCCATCAGCAGATTTGTCACAGTTGTCCTTGTTGTGGAGGCTCTGGCGTCTCTGACTCAGTTTATTTGGTGGCAGTGGACGAGCTGGGGGGTTGCTGCGGAGACAAATAAATATAGGtgtttatccatccatccatccattttccgtaacctgcttatccagttaagggtcgcagggtgctggagccgatctcagctgtcaatgggcgaaggcagggttcaccctggacaggtcgccagtctgtcgcagatAGGTGTTTATGTCAAGAGTAAAACATCGACAGAATAGAAACTGTCCTCTATTGGCGAGTTACAAATCTGCATTCCCTCttatttttacctttatttttttagaaaaagaaagacacaaatatgTGTCATCGGTTATCAGTGTTCATTTTTCCAATCTGTTCTTGTCGTTTGAATCGGCTTTATTTAAACATCTGTCGACCAGAGGAGCCACAACATGTCCCTGATTACACAAGTATTCATTTTGTGTGATGTATACTCTTATACTTATACATTAAATAAGTAGTGTACCTGGGTCGAAGGGGCAGAGGAGCAGACGGCTGCTCCAGTGAGAGGCTGCGGATGTCCAGGCTGACACTACGGGGCTTTGCTTGAGGTATGGGGCCGGAAAAATGTCCCTTTCTGCACCACAACACGTAGCCATGGACGTCTCTGGGGAAAAGGCACATTCAATGACACATGTTCACTAGAGTGTAATAACTAATAAAGTACTGAATGCACTATTAAAAGCACGATTCTTTAAATAACTAACATCTGAGTACTGACCATCATGTTTATGGCTATGGGATTTAGGATCACCTTGATAAAACAGGTAAAAGTtgaatgtttgtatgtgtgaaatGTTACCAACCCCACATATGTGTAGTGCTGCAACATCATTTTGCTTTTGGCAGTCACTTTGATATCCAACACAGCTGAGTCCACACTGCCCACTGGGAcgatgcgcacacacacacgtttcttCTTCCAAACGGAGGCctctgaacacacacgcacacacaaacataaacatcgAGTAAATAAGACATCAAAaaccagaaaaacatcaaatatcaGGGATGTG
Protein-coding sequences here:
- the mvb12a gene encoding LOW QUALITY PROTEIN: multivesicular body subunit 12A (The sequence of the model RefSeq protein was modified relative to this genomic sequence to represent the inferred CDS: deleted 2 bases in 1 codon), coding for MPRGVMGVGVGMDSVLPALKKKTKKFRLFTKTLFACQSVALGRGRRGYRDRMSLMEHGAVRPVTAVAWTSNSSTCPKDFTLISITEDGAAANFTRSFAMKSGYYLCYSKELTAGMVVSDIQLISDKDSIPHGYCYIAEHLEAKASVWKKKRVCVRIVPVGSVDSAVLDIKVTAKSKMMLQHYTYVGDVHGYVLWCRKGHFSGPIPQAKPRSVSLDIRSLSLEQPSAPLPLRPSNPPARPLPPNKLSQRRQSLHNKDNCDKSADGSIQGITALDGVPFSLHPKFDIQANGMALQLNSQLNNIRIKSLQDIENEYNYTFAVEESAAKRTRPSVPTGSAPSAQ